A stretch of Bacillus pseudomycoides DNA encodes these proteins:
- the potC gene encoding spermidine/putrescine ABC transporter permease PotC, whose product MKKFLISYSWLILLFLYFPMMVLMVYSFNDSRINAEWEGFTFHWYTDLFQKQDVIDAFINSITIAIVTTVVTTVLGVIFAIALHRYKYRFEGAINGLVYLPILIPDILMGLSLLILFSQIGMELGQATIIIAHITFSISFVVVILAARLSGMGRDLEEAANDLGATPWQTFRYVTFPGIAPGVISAALLTFTLSIDDFVISFFVSGPGSTTLPLYIYSMVKRGVTPEINALSTILIVVIVGLMVASEIFRNKGADGEENSGGHLPL is encoded by the coding sequence ATGAAGAAGTTTTTAATTTCGTATTCTTGGTTAATTTTATTGTTCTTGTATTTTCCAATGATGGTTCTTATGGTATATTCTTTTAACGATTCACGCATTAACGCGGAATGGGAAGGATTTACATTTCATTGGTATACAGATTTATTTCAAAAGCAAGATGTTATTGATGCATTTATAAATAGTATTACAATCGCGATTGTGACGACAGTTGTAACAACGGTTCTTGGCGTGATTTTCGCTATTGCATTACATCGTTATAAATATCGTTTTGAAGGGGCAATTAACGGCCTTGTATACTTGCCGATTTTAATTCCTGATATTTTAATGGGATTATCTTTACTTATTTTATTTAGTCAAATTGGTATGGAATTAGGACAAGCAACAATTATTATTGCACATATTACATTTAGTATTTCATTCGTTGTTGTCATTTTAGCAGCACGCCTTTCTGGTATGGGACGTGATTTAGAAGAAGCAGCGAATGATTTAGGAGCAACCCCATGGCAAACATTTCGCTATGTAACATTTCCTGGAATTGCACCTGGTGTTATTTCGGCGGCATTATTAACATTTACACTATCAATCGATGACTTTGTGATTAGTTTCTTCGTATCCGGTCCAGGGTCAACAACATTACCATTATATATTTACAGTATGGTGAAACGTGGTGTAACACCTGAAATTAATGCTCTTTCTACAATCTTAATTGTTGTGATTGTCGGATTAATG